One Lysinibacillus sp. OF-1 DNA segment encodes these proteins:
- a CDS encoding ABC transporter substrate-binding protein, with amino-acid sequence MTKYIKQNVLLIGIFIISILLAACGNQPSSSSDTTNEKSTNRVLTDAIGHAVTIPKNPQHVIAPYLEDHLVALGIKPVAQWSVKGGTSIQGYLQDSLKDIPTIEFDLPYEAVTSFNPDLIVIGSPEIAEGEKYEQYSKIAPTYVMGAEDNNWRNKLLTMGEIFGQTDTAKKVLADYDQFAKEAKEDIHNKVGSPSATVIWNIKNTIYMVSDTASSGVVLYEDLGLQTPTLVKEVSASAAGDWSQVSLEKFIQIDADYLFVINSDHTGSTELLSDPLLANIPAIKNGHVYEFDQNSSWLYSGAIANRQIIQNVVDSIAK; translated from the coding sequence TTGACAAAATATATAAAACAAAATGTCTTGTTAATAGGCATTTTTATTATTTCCATCCTATTAGCTGCATGTGGAAATCAACCATCTTCCTCATCCGATACAACAAATGAAAAGAGCACTAATCGGGTTTTAACAGATGCCATCGGTCATGCAGTGACCATTCCCAAAAATCCTCAGCATGTCATTGCACCCTATTTAGAAGATCACCTTGTAGCATTGGGCATAAAGCCAGTTGCACAATGGTCAGTCAAAGGAGGTACCTCTATCCAAGGCTACCTTCAAGATTCATTAAAAGACATCCCAACAATTGAATTTGATCTTCCTTACGAAGCTGTTACAAGCTTTAATCCGGATTTAATTGTAATTGGTTCACCTGAAATTGCTGAAGGTGAAAAATACGAGCAATATAGCAAAATTGCGCCTACTTATGTCATGGGAGCAGAGGATAATAATTGGCGCAATAAGCTCTTAACAATGGGCGAAATTTTTGGTCAAACAGATACAGCAAAAAAAGTCCTTGCAGATTATGATCAATTTGCTAAAGAAGCTAAAGAAGATATTCACAACAAAGTTGGAAGCCCTTCTGCCACTGTCATCTGGAATATTAAAAATACAATTTATATGGTAAGTGACACAGCTTCTAGCGGTGTTGTTCTTTATGAGGATCTCGGACTACAAACACCAACCTTAGTAAAAGAGGTATCAGCCTCTGCTGCTGGTGATTGGTCACAGGTTTCTTTAGAAAAATTTATACAAATAGATGCTGACTATCTTTTTGTTATTAACAGTGATCATACAGGCAGCACTGAATTATTAAGTGATCCACTCTTAGCAAATATACCTGCTATTAAAAATGGCCATGTTTATGAATTTGACCAAAATTCAAGTTGGTTATATTCAGGGGCTATTGCTAATCGACAAATCATTCAAAATGTCGTAGATAGCATTGCTAAGTAA
- a CDS encoding helix-turn-helix domain-containing protein, which translates to MNKDRQLLSHIFYQPIQIVTLQEMLNDKAAHFTHPIIVIIYEGQVECTHQGKKIQLSSNSVMLLNDTDDFHLLETGESSGIVIQYCAYGSKTDHLLQDAILIEHGSYRLMNLAKEIEKEADAQGNNPFHLQKLFGEMLEVLYNHLRDNTQQQLWIDKVLHYINLHFREELTREQLAENAQVSPEHFSRTFHKHTGHTYSEYLTLLRIRESQKKLLLAMPKLDDLAQEVGYREGTYLSRKFKELVGMSPTVYYQKSKRVIALNTNHTACLLALGITPVLGVYSPFLEGIEPVPSLQRLKGYEYAITSNYQEITAACSDVIVNYSGGKEKQALLSVAPVFELPCRQLSWREQFGLIADIVDRREVCKSWLQQYDEQIAHCNYILDQQLGSRRGTAIVWEIGSHQAYCLNSSHGRGSHILYEDLGFSRPDAIVTKNIEQTGYLTVDIEDIVYFPADYIFVTALPTTDFGKECLLTVLQSEKWRSLTAVQKKQMYFMNQYELFYGYDPLSTVAQLQKLMEVLTS; encoded by the coding sequence ATGAACAAAGATCGTCAGTTACTGTCCCATATTTTTTATCAACCTATTCAAATAGTGACATTACAAGAAATGTTAAATGACAAAGCAGCACATTTCACACATCCTATTATTGTCATCATTTATGAGGGACAAGTAGAGTGCACCCACCAAGGTAAGAAGATTCAGCTTAGTTCAAATTCTGTTATGCTGTTGAACGATACTGACGATTTTCATCTACTTGAAACAGGTGAAAGTAGCGGAATCGTCATTCAGTACTGTGCATATGGCTCTAAAACGGATCATTTATTACAAGATGCTATTTTAATTGAACATGGCTCCTATCGGCTCATGAATCTAGCTAAAGAAATAGAAAAGGAAGCGGACGCCCAAGGTAACAATCCGTTTCACTTACAAAAATTATTTGGTGAAATGCTTGAAGTGTTATACAACCATTTACGTGATAATACACAACAACAACTATGGATTGATAAGGTACTTCATTATATCAACCTACATTTTCGTGAAGAATTAACAAGGGAGCAGCTGGCTGAAAATGCACAAGTAAGTCCTGAGCATTTTTCACGTACCTTCCACAAGCATACTGGTCATACATATAGTGAATATTTAACGTTGCTAAGAATACGAGAATCCCAGAAAAAGCTGTTGTTAGCGATGCCGAAATTAGATGATCTTGCCCAGGAGGTTGGCTACCGTGAGGGTACTTATTTAAGTCGGAAATTTAAAGAATTAGTGGGTATGTCACCGACAGTTTATTATCAAAAATCGAAGCGTGTCATTGCGCTTAATACCAATCATACAGCCTGCTTACTTGCTCTGGGCATTACGCCAGTGTTGGGGGTGTATTCTCCATTTCTGGAGGGCATCGAGCCAGTACCCTCTTTGCAGAGGCTTAAAGGCTATGAGTATGCTATTACGTCAAATTATCAGGAGATAACCGCAGCATGTTCAGATGTCATTGTTAACTACAGTGGTGGCAAGGAGAAACAAGCATTACTGTCAGTAGCCCCTGTATTCGAGCTACCATGTAGACAATTGAGTTGGCGAGAGCAATTTGGGCTGATTGCCGATATTGTTGATAGGCGAGAAGTGTGTAAGAGCTGGCTTCAGCAATATGATGAACAAATAGCGCATTGTAACTATATTCTTGATCAACAACTTGGGTCAAGAAGGGGTACCGCTATTGTTTGGGAAATAGGTAGTCATCAAGCATATTGTTTAAATAGTAGTCATGGGAGAGGAAGTCATATATTATATGAGGATTTAGGCTTTAGTCGACCAGATGCGATAGTCACGAAAAACATTGAACAAACAGGCTACTTAACAGTAGATATTGAAGATATTGTGTACTTTCCAGCTGATTATATATTCGTTACGGCTCTTCCTACAACAGATTTTGGAAAGGAGTGTCTCTTAACAGTATTGCAGTCAGAAAAATGGCGGTCACTTACGGCAGTGCAAAAGAAGCAGATGTACTTTATGAATCAATATGAATTATTTTATGGCTATGACCCATTATCTACAGTGGCTCAATTACAAAAATTAATGGAAGTACTAACATCATAA
- a CDS encoding ABC transporter substrate-binding protein → MLRQNRKFIAPLFLLLLLLLTACGENEKNTSSTTEQDTKEAETKTVQTTNGEIVIPTNPQRIVAEEYIASLLVLDVKPVGAPGLALENYYLKDGLKDVEEIGDYGKPSIEKVISLKPDLIITGNGENYDALSKIAPTVVIPYGELKNAHEELTYFGELLDKEQEAKDWLAQYDQKIADAKALVDAIIPEDASFSIIEDAGKSYYAYGDNFGRGGQPVYQSLGRKPPAKVADEIMEKQWVEISKEVLADYTGDYIILTADGRTVEDFKNDPIWGSLPAVKNDHLYVWPEERSWYYDPTAVLAQVEELTKWLTTKK, encoded by the coding sequence ATGCTTAGACAAAATAGAAAATTCATAGCACCACTGTTTCTTCTATTACTTCTTTTGTTAACGGCTTGTGGGGAAAATGAAAAAAACACTAGTTCAACTACAGAACAAGATACAAAAGAAGCAGAGACAAAAACGGTCCAGACGACAAATGGCGAAATTGTTATTCCGACTAATCCACAGCGTATCGTAGCAGAGGAATATATTGCTAGTTTGCTTGTATTGGACGTGAAACCAGTGGGAGCTCCTGGGTTGGCTCTTGAAAACTATTATTTAAAGGATGGATTAAAGGATGTAGAAGAAATCGGTGATTATGGAAAACCATCGATTGAAAAAGTTATATCACTCAAACCAGATTTAATTATTACGGGCAATGGGGAAAATTACGATGCTTTAAGTAAAATTGCACCGACAGTTGTCATCCCTTATGGTGAATTAAAGAATGCACATGAAGAGCTTACATATTTTGGTGAATTGCTTGACAAAGAGCAGGAAGCGAAGGATTGGCTCGCACAATACGATCAAAAGATTGCCGATGCAAAAGCACTGGTAGATGCGATTATTCCAGAGGATGCAAGCTTTTCTATTATTGAAGATGCAGGCAAATCTTATTATGCTTATGGCGATAACTTTGGACGTGGTGGACAGCCAGTTTATCAGTCGCTTGGTCGTAAGCCACCCGCTAAAGTAGCAGACGAAATTATGGAAAAGCAGTGGGTTGAAATTTCAAAAGAGGTGCTAGCAGATTATACAGGAGACTACATCATTTTAACTGCAGATGGTCGCACAGTTGAAGATTTTAAAAATGATCCAATATGGGGTAGCCTACCAGCTGTAAAAAACGATCATCTTTATGTTTGGCCTGAGGAACGTTCGTGGTACTATGACCCTACAGCAGTGTTGGCTCAGGTTGAGGAATTAACCAAATGGCTAACGACTAAAAAATAA
- a CDS encoding AraC family transcriptional regulator: MNIDDHILLWKAASIQLFDIRYTRMQSDEQLSSYRVPASGFLYAIKGKAKVLLDSKAYKIENFYIVHVGKGSCLHISAVEDSLEYYLILYKATLPLPHRKNLLALWEREKPFQLQYVFQISNALTLQEKIETMHREWLKQGNLAHFHVKVLFYQFIYELLQQLHQQQVIVQQPDLVEQIQNYIEEYYNQPITRESLAQMLNYSVPYIAKQFKQKTGRSIIDYLIQIRIQKAQQLLLHTTSSLQEIASSVGYEDVSYFIRIFKKYSGQTPMQFKQQPDKHKSYRPMYRLSLSNDKKWIRHYIDNDNYYQYKAKGDLSMNKKAKSSMMATLLLCFTLLLSACSGTAITASNNGETKAPANESTEVQSTTKIVSTVKGDVEIPVDPERIVTDYYPGFLLTMGIKPVGTQELYMKSPYLKEHNEGITYFEESLEAVVDLKPDLIITGDDKKYEAYAKIAPTVLIPFNLEMDATLEEFSKILDKEEEVKAWLDDYSQRVAKARQTVQDIIGKDQTVTIFAGGAKNNITLYGNGYTGRSFYDGLGLTPPAKVVEEIDPEKPWLELSPELLPDYAGDYIFVAVDKATETYDYKNEPVWKTLDAVQDDQIFEIDGWSFWFSDPISILGQIEEVTEMLVQHAKAK; the protein is encoded by the coding sequence GTGAACATAGATGATCATATCCTTTTGTGGAAAGCGGCTTCCATTCAATTGTTTGATATTCGTTATACAAGGATGCAAAGTGATGAACAGCTTAGCTCCTATCGTGTACCAGCTAGCGGTTTTTTGTACGCAATAAAGGGAAAGGCTAAAGTATTATTAGACAGTAAAGCCTATAAGATAGAAAATTTTTATATAGTGCATGTTGGTAAAGGGAGCTGCCTGCATATTAGTGCTGTAGAAGATAGTTTGGAGTACTATTTAATTCTCTACAAAGCGACGTTACCTCTTCCTCATAGAAAAAATTTGCTAGCATTGTGGGAACGTGAAAAACCTTTTCAGCTTCAATATGTTTTTCAAATTTCGAATGCGCTCACATTACAGGAAAAAATCGAAACTATGCACCGAGAGTGGCTCAAACAGGGCAATCTAGCCCATTTTCATGTCAAAGTCCTTTTTTATCAATTCATTTATGAACTTTTGCAGCAATTACATCAACAGCAGGTCATTGTTCAACAGCCGGACCTTGTGGAGCAAATTCAAAATTATATAGAAGAATATTACAATCAACCGATTACACGAGAATCGCTTGCTCAAATGTTGAATTATAGTGTGCCCTATATAGCTAAGCAATTTAAGCAGAAGACGGGTAGAAGTATTATTGATTATCTTATCCAGATAAGAATACAAAAAGCACAGCAGTTATTATTACATACCACTTCGAGCTTGCAGGAGATTGCGTCGAGTGTTGGCTATGAAGATGTCTCTTATTTTATCCGTATCTTTAAAAAGTACAGTGGGCAAACCCCAATGCAATTTAAACAACAGCCAGATAAGCATAAATCGTATCGTCCTATGTATCGGCTTTCTTTGTCTAATGATAAAAAGTGGATACGACATTATATTGATAATGATAATTATTATCAATATAAAGCAAAAGGAGATTTATCGATGAATAAAAAAGCAAAGTCCTCTATGATGGCGACTTTATTGCTATGCTTCACTTTATTGCTTAGTGCATGCTCTGGTACTGCTATCACAGCTTCTAATAATGGAGAAACAAAAGCACCAGCTAATGAGTCAACGGAAGTACAGTCGACAACCAAAATTGTATCCACTGTGAAGGGGGATGTCGAGATTCCTGTTGACCCAGAACGTATCGTAACCGATTATTACCCAGGTTTTTTATTAACTATGGGCATTAAACCAGTTGGAACACAGGAGCTTTATATGAAAAGCCCTTACCTGAAGGAGCATAATGAAGGAATTACTTATTTTGAAGAATCCCTTGAAGCAGTAGTTGATTTGAAGCCCGACCTTATCATTACTGGGGATGATAAGAAATACGAAGCATATGCTAAAATAGCGCCTACAGTTTTAATACCCTTTAATTTAGAAATGGATGCAACATTGGAGGAGTTTAGTAAAATTTTAGATAAAGAAGAAGAAGTGAAGGCTTGGTTAGATGACTATAGTCAAAGGGTAGCAAAAGCGAGACAAACGGTTCAAGATATCATTGGTAAGGATCAAACCGTGACGATTTTTGCTGGTGGAGCAAAAAATAACATAACATTATATGGTAATGGTTATACAGGGCGATCATTTTATGATGGGCTTGGGCTAACTCCACCCGCAAAAGTAGTAGAGGAAATTGATCCTGAAAAGCCGTGGCTGGAATTATCACCTGAATTACTTCCAGATTATGCGGGTGATTATATTTTTGTGGCTGTTGATAAAGCGACAGAAACATATGATTATAAAAACGAACCAGTTTGGAAAACGCTAGATGCTGTGCAAGATGATCAAATTTTTGAAATTGATGGCTGGAGTTTCTGGTTTTCAGATCCTATTTCAATCCTAGGACAAATTGAAGAAGTGACAGAAATGCTAGTACAGCATGCAAAAGCAAAATAA
- a CDS encoding AraC family transcriptional regulator, with protein sequence MLPKEEFFFLWNHATIKVLDIRYELFKPEEIGKLYKLPANMFLFATGGGAEIQIDLTNYTLEGFHLIHGGKGSTLQIVATDKGFEYYMVFYRASIPLTLNKMIARAMQSNNPFNYQYSLIPNSPITMFKKIHYMYIEWGNANNLSKFTIKSLFYQLLNEIFKQLEQDSIDIQKLNVSSQIKAYLEENYAQPLTLESIAKALRYSPSHLSIQFKQQIGCSPIEYLIQLRIEKASILLEQTNASLRDIAMGVGYNDVYYFSRLFKKRVGVSPTKFRQREQLNRLVKDSPSMSERYSIVDWSFQDYIENGYQYNERKYEPMNKRGLSAIATLFLCLTLLLNACSSGATTNTGSGEKQASTAQAVSESQTKIVSTMKGDVEIPVNPERVVVMYYTGDVLAFDVTPVGSSKIQEGAAFEEELKTVESLGEWFEPNVEAVIQLKPDVIIIPSKDELYEQMQKIAPTVMIDFSTSLDDRLTKIGEVLGKEKEAKELLANFYTKVENSQEKLKEAGILDKTVSIMEGGKGQMSVVTSYTYGRGSQAIYEYLGLKAPDIIQKKIDDKNNTDEAINVSLEVLTDYAGDFVFRSSYEGMVDLTDHPVWSNIPAVKEGRLIEMDFGFCYYNDIYSLTKQLDFIVDNLVATTK encoded by the coding sequence ATGCTGCCAAAAGAGGAGTTTTTTTTTCTTTGGAATCATGCAACGATTAAAGTACTCGATATACGATATGAACTATTTAAACCTGAAGAGATTGGGAAATTATATAAATTGCCTGCTAATATGTTTCTTTTTGCCACAGGTGGAGGTGCAGAAATCCAGATCGATTTAACAAACTATACACTAGAGGGCTTTCATCTTATTCACGGTGGAAAAGGCTCCACTTTGCAAATCGTGGCAACAGACAAAGGGTTTGAATACTACATGGTATTTTATCGAGCTTCCATTCCTTTAACCCTTAATAAAATGATAGCAAGAGCCATGCAAAGCAATAATCCTTTCAACTATCAATACAGTCTTATACCTAACTCACCTATTACTATGTTTAAAAAAATACATTATATGTATATAGAATGGGGAAATGCTAATAATCTCAGCAAATTTACCATTAAATCGCTATTCTATCAATTATTAAATGAGATTTTCAAGCAGTTAGAACAAGACAGTATCGACATTCAAAAGCTGAATGTCTCTAGTCAAATTAAAGCCTATCTAGAAGAAAATTATGCACAGCCATTGACTTTAGAATCAATTGCGAAGGCATTACGCTATAGTCCATCCCATTTATCCATTCAATTCAAGCAACAAATAGGTTGTAGTCCGATTGAGTATTTAATTCAGCTCCGTATTGAAAAAGCTTCTATTTTGCTTGAGCAGACAAATGCTAGCTTGCGCGATATCGCAATGGGTGTCGGCTATAACGATGTTTATTATTTTAGTAGACTATTCAAAAAGAGAGTAGGCGTTTCCCCCACAAAATTTCGTCAAAGGGAACAGTTGAATCGTCTAGTAAAAGATAGTCCTTCAATGTCTGAAAGATACTCTATTGTCGATTGGAGCTTCCAAGATTATATTGAGAATGGTTATCAATATAATGAAAGGAAGTATGAACCAATGAATAAAAGAGGATTATCAGCTATTGCAACACTCTTTCTATGTCTGACACTTTTATTAAATGCTTGCAGTAGTGGAGCAACAACAAATACTGGAAGCGGGGAAAAACAGGCCTCTACGGCACAAGCAGTCAGCGAATCACAAACAAAAATTGTATCCACTATGAAAGGAGATGTAGAAATACCTGTAAATCCTGAGCGAGTAGTGGTGATGTATTATACAGGTGATGTACTAGCTTTTGATGTGACACCAGTGGGCTCCTCTAAAATACAAGAGGGAGCAGCATTTGAGGAAGAATTAAAAACAGTTGAAAGTTTAGGTGAGTGGTTCGAACCAAATGTGGAGGCAGTAATCCAATTAAAACCTGACGTCATCATTATCCCAAGTAAGGATGAGCTGTATGAGCAAATGCAAAAAATTGCACCTACTGTCATGATCGATTTCTCTACATCACTGGATGACCGTTTAACGAAGATTGGTGAAGTATTAGGGAAAGAGAAAGAAGCAAAAGAGCTTTTAGCTAATTTCTATACAAAAGTAGAGAACAGTCAAGAGAAGCTGAAAGAGGCAGGTATTTTAGATAAAACAGTTAGTATTATGGAAGGCGGCAAAGGACAAATGTCCGTAGTGACAAGCTATACCTATGGACGTGGTTCCCAAGCTATTTATGAGTATTTAGGTTTGAAAGCACCTGATATTATTCAAAAGAAAATTGATGACAAAAACAACACGGATGAGGCAATCAATGTTTCTTTAGAAGTACTAACAGATTATGCAGGTGATTTTGTGTTCCGTTCATCCTACGAAGGAATGGTGGATTTAACAGATCACCCAGTTTGGTCTAATATCCCAGCCGTTAAAGAAGGAAGACTGATTGAAATGGATTTTGGTTTTTGTTACTATAACGACATTTATTCATTAACAAAGCAGCTAGATTTCATCGTGGACAACCTAGTAGCTACGACAAAATAG